One part of the Aurantibacillus circumpalustris genome encodes these proteins:
- the deoC gene encoding deoxyribose-phosphate aldolase, whose product MNLDLSHINPIDQVGIEERVARFNTRSLKKNTKTNALKLVLNMIDLTTLEGKDTEAKIKQLCYKAEHLSDDLPDLPNVAAICVYPNHVKTAKLALAGSSVKVASVATAFPSGNSTLKIKLEDTKFAIENGADEIDMVISRGEFLKGNYNFVFDEISAIKEVCGKITLKVILETGELSTLDNVRKASEIAMYADADFIKTSTGKIQPAATMPVTLVMLEAIKEYHFKTGKIIGMKPAGGISTAKNALQYLVMLQETLGSTWMTNKYFRFGASSLANDIILQLGKEQHGAYYSKDYISID is encoded by the coding sequence ATGAATCTGGATTTAAGCCATATAAACCCCATTGATCAAGTAGGGATAGAAGAACGGGTTGCCCGTTTTAACACACGCAGTCTTAAAAAAAACACTAAGACCAATGCCTTAAAACTAGTGTTAAACATGATTGATCTTACCACACTTGAAGGCAAAGATACAGAGGCCAAAATAAAACAGCTGTGTTATAAGGCCGAGCACTTAAGTGATGATCTTCCAGATTTACCTAATGTTGCTGCCATTTGTGTTTATCCCAATCATGTAAAGACAGCAAAATTAGCACTGGCAGGAAGTTCGGTCAAAGTTGCGTCGGTGGCTACAGCCTTTCCAAGTGGAAACTCGACTTTAAAAATAAAACTAGAAGACACAAAATTTGCTATTGAAAACGGTGCTGATGAAATTGACATGGTGATTAGTCGCGGTGAATTTTTAAAAGGCAATTACAATTTTGTGTTTGATGAAATTTCAGCTATTAAAGAGGTTTGTGGTAAAATTACGCTTAAAGTTATTTTAGAGACAGGCGAATTGTCTACTTTGGATAATGTGCGAAAAGCCAGTGAAATTGCGATGTATGCAGATGCCGACTTTATTAAAACCTCAACAGGAAAAATTCAACCAGCAGCAACTATGCCAGTAACATTGGTAATGCTAGAAGCAATAAAAGAATATCATTTCAAAACCGGTAAAATAATTGGCATGAAACCTGCAGGCGGAATTTCTACTGCAAAAAACGCTCTGCAATACTTAGTGATGCTTCAGGAAACACTTGGTTCAACGTGGATGACTAACAAGTACTTTCGATTTGGTGCAAGTAGTTTGGCAAACGATATTATTTTACAATTGGGAAAAGAGCAGCACGGTGCCTATTATAGCAAAGATTATATTAGTATTGACTAA
- a CDS encoding ATP-binding protein → MAEGSIIKIGIVGAESSGKTWLCEQLAKYYGTVWVSEYAREYFNDSDIYNYTLEDLVIIAKKQIALEKTLIKKATRFMFCDTTLITLKIWAELEFQTTPVFIEEHVKTIKYDHYFITDNQIPWVKDEQRQNKHSRELLFNMNKVEVEKTGTLFTIISGAEDKRLNQAIQQVSQY, encoded by the coding sequence ATGGCGGAAGGAAGTATTATAAAAATTGGAATTGTTGGTGCTGAAAGCTCAGGTAAGACTTGGTTGTGCGAACAATTAGCGAAATATTACGGAACGGTTTGGGTATCTGAATATGCGCGTGAATACTTTAATGATTCTGATATTTATAATTATACTTTGGAAGATCTTGTTATAATCGCTAAAAAACAAATCGCGCTTGAGAAAACTTTAATAAAAAAAGCAACTCGGTTTATGTTTTGTGACACCACATTAATTACTTTAAAAATATGGGCAGAGCTTGAGTTTCAAACGACACCTGTTTTTATAGAAGAGCATGTAAAAACAATTAAATACGATCACTATTTTATTACGGACAATCAAATTCCTTGGGTGAAAGATGAACAGAGGCAAAATAAACACAGCCGAGAACTGCTCTTTAATATGAATAAGGTTGAGGTAGAAAAAACCGGAACGCTTTTTACAATTATTTCAGGAGCCGAGGATAAGCGCTTAAATCAAGCGATACAGCAGGTTAGTCAATACTAA
- the pnuC gene encoding nicotinamide riboside transporter PnuC yields MSLLGIIALITGTLGVWLTIKQTIWCWPFALISVVTSIIEFYNERLFGDMALQIFYFFAGVYGWIYWTQKMNETFLVKKMNLRYIPLYILITVVQAVVYYYLLIYYKGDRPLLDSILTACSLTTTYMMTKKYVENWIIWVFIDATYILLYVLKDMWLFAVLNLIFTVIAFYGWLKWRKEVL; encoded by the coding sequence ATGTCACTGCTAGGTATTATTGCTCTAATTACAGGCACCTTGGGTGTTTGGTTAACCATTAAACAAACCATTTGGTGTTGGCCATTTGCTCTTATTTCTGTAGTAACCTCTATCATTGAATTTTATAACGAACGTTTGTTTGGTGATATGGCGCTACAAATTTTTTATTTTTTTGCCGGTGTTTATGGTTGGATTTATTGGACTCAAAAAATGAACGAAACTTTTTTGGTTAAAAAAATGAATCTGCGTTATATCCCTTTATACATTTTAATTACCGTTGTACAAGCTGTAGTTTATTATTACCTGCTGATTTATTATAAAGGAGATAGACCACTGTTAGACTCTATTTTAACCGCTTGTAGCCTAACAACAACCTACATGATGACAAAAAAATATGTGGAAAATTGGATAATTTGGGTCTTTATTGACGCAACATATATTCTCTTATATGTACTTAAAGACATGTGGTTATTCGCAGTATTAAATTTAATTTTTACAGTAATAGCCTTTTATGGTTGGTTAAAATGGCGGAAGGAAGTATTATAA
- a CDS encoding thiamine phosphate synthase — translation MKLVVITPSKDVEDEQTLVTKMFESGLKTLHLRKPRYSTNQMAAYLKEIPKHFHNRIVIHSHHSLALKFNLKGIHLSKNHLSTKWKYVFTRLRLKLKFGETSKSRSYSRLQQVYVEEEQNFDYYLIGTTYSNMTGELYSGFYEDGVIAANKNSGKKLVARGGTAPITILKSQNYGFHGIAFNSYIWNAELPYENFLKVLAEFKKHNIELE, via the coding sequence ATGAAATTAGTTGTCATAACGCCGTCTAAAGATGTTGAAGATGAACAAACCTTGGTAACAAAGATGTTTGAGAGCGGTCTAAAAACCTTGCACCTTAGAAAACCTAGGTATTCTACAAATCAAATGGCAGCTTATCTAAAGGAAATTCCAAAACATTTTCATAATCGCATTGTTATTCATTCCCACCATAGCCTCGCCTTAAAATTTAATTTAAAAGGGATTCATTTGAGCAAAAACCATTTATCTACTAAATGGAAGTATGTATTTACCCGTTTACGTTTAAAATTAAAATTCGGAGAGACTTCTAAAAGCCGCTCCTACTCAAGATTGCAACAAGTATATGTAGAGGAAGAACAAAACTTTGACTATTATTTGATTGGAACTACTTATAGTAATATGACAGGTGAATTATATAGTGGGTTTTATGAAGACGGTGTTATTGCAGCAAATAAAAACAGCGGTAAAAAATTAGTTGCGCGCGGCGGAACTGCTCCCATAACAATTCTTAAGTCACAGAACTATGGCTTTCACGGCATAGCTTTTAATTCCTATATATGGAATGCTGAGTTACCTTACGAAAACTTTTTGAAGGTATTGGCTGAGTTTAAAAAACATAATATCGAATTGGAATAA
- a CDS encoding phosphoglycerol geranylgeranyltransferase, whose product MSFKSLIKKIQVPGKPLLAVLVDPDKFNKELILLANKNKVSCFLVGGSRLEKGDVSKTVSSIKKLSKIPVVLFPGDETQLCKQADGLLLLSLLSGRNPDYLIEKHITAAPIIKKMNLNYLSTAYLLIDGGKTSVTQQVTNTTPLNPLRGEYIINTAVAAEQLGFKAIYLEAGSGAAKNISSDLIKSIKKEINIPLIVGGGIDSSKKIKEVIKAGANMVVIGNALEKNVYLLTELSSCF is encoded by the coding sequence ATGAGCTTTAAAAGTCTGATAAAAAAAATACAAGTGCCTGGGAAACCTTTACTGGCGGTATTGGTAGATCCTGATAAGTTTAACAAGGAACTTATTTTGCTTGCTAACAAAAACAAAGTGTCCTGTTTTTTGGTTGGTGGTAGTAGGTTAGAAAAAGGAGATGTAAGTAAAACCGTTTCAAGTATTAAAAAATTATCAAAAATTCCGGTAGTACTTTTTCCTGGTGACGAAACACAATTATGCAAACAAGCTGACGGCCTACTATTATTGAGTTTGCTCTCAGGAAGAAATCCTGATTATCTTATTGAAAAGCACATAACGGCTGCGCCAATCATTAAAAAGATGAATTTAAACTATTTGTCAACTGCCTATTTGCTTATTGATGGCGGAAAAACATCTGTTACACAGCAGGTAACGAATACGACTCCGCTAAATCCGCTAAGAGGAGAATATATTATAAATACTGCAGTTGCCGCTGAGCAATTAGGATTTAAAGCCATTTATTTGGAAGCTGGTAGCGGCGCAGCAAAAAATATTTCTTCAGATTTAATAAAGAGCATAAAAAAAGAGATCAATATTCCTTTGATTGTAGGTGGCGGCATTGATTCTTCGAAAAAAATTAAAGAAGTAATAAAGGCTGGTGCAAATATGGTCGTGATTGGAAATGCGCTAGAAAAAAATGTATATTTATTGACAGAGTTAAGTTCTTGTTTTTAA
- a CDS encoding 4'-phosphopantetheinyl transferase family protein → MLDLRAFSVQENIVFKRDLEKAGTRYLLENLLKNEGFSLAYTDENKPYLNGRTEHISISHSHDKLVIILNTKENTGIDIEQIRDKVINIQTKFLNEEELAFANNDPGKLITMWAAKEAMYKVYGLKEVEFIKNLVVEPFNGNEITGRIVMKDFKKNYKMIGEEIEGYKMVYVLHEL, encoded by the coding sequence ATGCTTGATCTCAGGGCTTTTTCAGTGCAAGAAAATATTGTTTTCAAGCGTGATTTGGAAAAAGCCGGCACCCGCTATCTTTTAGAAAATTTGTTAAAAAACGAGGGTTTTTCTTTAGCTTATACAGATGAAAACAAGCCCTATTTAAATGGAAGAACAGAACATATCTCTATTTCGCACTCACACGATAAATTGGTGATAATTTTGAATACAAAAGAGAATACAGGAATCGACATTGAACAAATTAGAGATAAGGTTATAAATATTCAGACCAAATTTTTGAATGAAGAAGAGTTGGCTTTTGCAAATAACGATCCTGGCAAGCTTATAACCATGTGGGCAGCAAAAGAAGCCATGTACAAAGTTTATGGCTTAAAAGAAGTTGAGTTTATTAAGAATTTAGTTGTTGAGCCATTTAATGGAAATGAAATTACTGGAAGAATTGTAATGAAAGATTTTAAGAAGAATTACAAAATGATTGGCGAAGAAATAGAGGGTTACAAAATGGTTTACGTTTTACATGAGCTTTAA
- the ahcY gene encoding adenosylhomocysteinase produces the protein MSATATKYTAYKVKDISLAEWGRKEIKLAEEEMPGLMALRAEYGASKPLKGSRIAGCLHMTIQTAVLIETLTALGAEVTWSSCNIFSTQDHAAAAIAAAGIQVYAWKGMTAEEFDWCIEQTLWFGEERKPLNMILDDGGDLTNMVFDQFPELTKGIKGLSEETTTGVHRLYERMKNGTLVMPAINVNDSVTKSKFDNKYGCRESLVDAIRRATDIMLAGKVAVVAGYGDVGKGSAQSLSSQGVRVIVTEIDPICALQAAMDGYQVQKMDNAVKLADIIVTTTGNKDIVVGRHFESMKHGAIVCNIGHFDTEIDMAWLNKTYGKTKDVIKPQVDKYTINGKDIIVLAEGRLVNLGCANGHPSFVMSNSFTNQTMAQLELWNNTAAYENKVYVLPKILDEKVARLHLGKIGVELDTLNKEQADYIGVKVEGPFKSDAYRY, from the coding sequence ATGTCAGCAACAGCAACAAAGTACACCGCGTACAAAGTAAAAGACATCTCATTAGCAGAATGGGGTCGTAAAGAAATTAAATTAGCAGAAGAAGAAATGCCAGGATTAATGGCGCTTCGTGCTGAATATGGTGCTAGCAAGCCTTTAAAAGGTTCTCGTATTGCAGGCTGTCTTCACATGACTATTCAAACTGCCGTATTAATTGAAACGTTAACCGCTTTAGGTGCAGAAGTTACCTGGAGCTCGTGTAATATTTTCTCTACTCAAGATCATGCAGCAGCAGCTATTGCAGCAGCTGGTATTCAGGTTTATGCTTGGAAAGGTATGACTGCTGAAGAATTTGACTGGTGTATTGAACAAACCTTATGGTTTGGCGAAGAGCGCAAGCCTTTGAATATGATTTTAGATGATGGTGGCGATTTGACCAACATGGTATTTGATCAGTTCCCAGAATTAACAAAAGGAATTAAAGGTTTATCAGAAGAAACAACTACTGGCGTTCACCGTTTATACGAGCGTATGAAAAACGGAACTTTAGTGATGCCAGCTATTAATGTAAACGATTCTGTTACTAAATCAAAATTTGATAATAAATACGGTTGTCGCGAATCTTTAGTAGATGCAATTCGTCGTGCTACTGATATTATGTTAGCTGGTAAAGTGGCAGTTGTTGCTGGATATGGTGATGTTGGAAAAGGTTCTGCTCAATCTTTATCTTCTCAAGGTGTACGTGTTATTGTTACTGAAATTGATCCAATTTGTGCTTTACAAGCGGCAATGGACGGTTACCAAGTCCAAAAAATGGATAACGCGGTTAAACTTGCAGATATAATTGTTACAACAACTGGAAACAAAGACATCGTAGTTGGTCGTCATTTCGAATCTATGAAGCATGGCGCTATCGTTTGTAACATCGGTCACTTCGATACTGAAATCGACATGGCTTGGTTAAACAAAACCTATGGTAAAACTAAAGATGTTATTAAACCACAAGTTGATAAATATACTATCAACGGAAAAGACATTATTGTTTTAGCAGAAGGCCGTTTAGTAAACTTAGGTTGCGCGAATGGTCACCCTAGCTTTGTAATGAGTAATTCCTTTACAAATCAAACAATGGCTCAACTCGAATTATGGAATAACACTGCTGCTTATGAAAATAAAGTATATGTGTTACCAAAAATTCTTGACGAAAAAGTTGCTCGTCTTCACCTTGGTAAAATTGGTGTTGAATTAGATACTTTAAATAAAGAACAAGCTGATTATATTGGTGTAAAAGTAGAAGGTCCGTTTAAATCGGATGCTTATAGATACTAG
- a CDS encoding T9SS type A sorting domain-containing protein yields MKKVYSKIKVMTSICLLFVTYTMASQNTVKPIVRLQLNTTSFNDETVFYFEQGGTTSFQSSFDAYKLLSGNHPYIGSMSDSILTSISGLPALPVNLNIRVKAITPSTGSFTFSSLTEDFPEGICVTLYDAFTGLSTNILSSTYVCTLYDTTSMARFTMNFFTTDLTVSSFVKRAECQSANGMIVVNSVGMCNFEWKNSSGILKTSLNKMVGDTLSNLNGGIYTVNVSDAGGCGNFSTSFVMEQVITPTASFSSDLSTNVISNNQVVNFTNSSTNAHYSSWDFGDKSGIWYLTNPSHNYLTPGTYTVTLITESIHHCKNQAQKVITVVDGVTGISELSQNTEIKLFTLGQGLYSINLTNDVSENYLITLSDLNGNVIKTSKLEQVKDVSESFDLSSLSSGMYLLKVSNDNNSAKTFKVIK; encoded by the coding sequence ATGAAAAAAGTTTATTCTAAAATAAAGGTTATGACATCTATTTGTCTACTTTTTGTGACTTATACAATGGCATCACAAAACACTGTAAAACCAATCGTTAGACTACAATTAAACACCACGAGTTTTAACGACGAAACTGTGTTTTACTTTGAACAAGGTGGCACAACTTCATTTCAATCATCATTTGACGCCTATAAACTTCTTTCAGGCAATCATCCTTACATTGGAAGTATGAGTGATTCTATTCTCACTAGTATTAGCGGTTTACCAGCGTTACCAGTTAATTTAAACATTCGGGTTAAGGCTATCACCCCTTCAACAGGAAGTTTTACTTTTTCTTCTTTAACTGAAGATTTTCCGGAAGGTATTTGCGTGACTTTATATGACGCGTTTACTGGATTAAGCACCAATATTCTAAGTTCAACCTATGTTTGTACTTTGTACGACACCACAAGCATGGCAAGATTTACAATGAATTTTTTCACAACAGATCTCACTGTGAGTAGCTTTGTGAAACGTGCGGAGTGCCAATCAGCAAATGGAATGATTGTAGTTAATAGCGTTGGGATGTGTAATTTTGAATGGAAAAACAGCTCAGGGATTTTAAAAACATCGCTTAATAAAATGGTTGGTGATACTTTATCGAATCTAAATGGTGGCATTTATACCGTAAACGTTAGCGATGCTGGCGGCTGTGGAAATTTCTCTACTTCCTTTGTTATGGAACAGGTAATTACACCTACTGCCTCGTTCTCATCAGATCTTTCAACAAACGTTATCTCAAACAATCAAGTTGTAAACTTCACAAACAGCTCCACCAATGCACATTACAGCTCATGGGATTTCGGTGATAAAAGTGGGATTTGGTATCTTACAAATCCTTCTCACAACTACCTGACACCTGGAACCTATACAGTTACCTTAATTACTGAAAGCATCCACCACTGCAAAAATCAAGCTCAAAAAGTTATTACTGTTGTTGATGGTGTTACTGGAATCAGTGAACTTTCTCAAAACACTGAAATAAAACTATTCACGCTTGGGCAAGGGCTTTATTCTATTAATTTGACGAATGATGTTTCAGAAAACTACCTTATTACTCTATCAGACCTAAATGGAAACGTGATTAAAACAAGCAAACTAGAGCAGGTAAAAGATGTGAGTGAAAGCTTTGATTTAAGCTCCCTGTCCTCAGGAATGTATTTACTTAAAGTATCTAACGATAATAACTCAGCTAAAACATTTAAAGTAATAAAGTAA
- a CDS encoding YdeI/OmpD-associated family protein, which translates to MLSFKSIILKFANKGEKTGWTYVDIPPDIIPKLKLKTKKEFRIKGLMDDVKFERLATYPIGDGNFIIAINAELRKKLGKKEGAMISVKFELDKSEALQSQELMDCLNEDPVALQQFNSFTLSHKNYFHNYVLAAKGFDTRAGRIVNIMNAMYKKQNFGEMIRSLKKN; encoded by the coding sequence GTGCTTTCCTTCAAATCCATCATCTTAAAATTCGCAAACAAAGGCGAAAAAACGGGCTGGACTTATGTAGACATTCCACCGGATATTATTCCCAAACTCAAATTAAAAACCAAAAAAGAATTTCGCATCAAAGGTCTTATGGATGATGTGAAATTTGAGCGTCTGGCCACATACCCAATAGGAGATGGTAATTTTATTATTGCTATTAATGCAGAGCTTCGCAAAAAATTAGGCAAAAAAGAAGGTGCGATGATTAGCGTTAAATTCGAATTAGATAAATCAGAAGCCTTGCAATCGCAGGAATTAATGGACTGTTTGAACGAAGATCCTGTGGCGCTTCAACAATTTAATTCGTTTACTCTGTCACATAAAAACTATTTTCATAATTACGTGTTGGCCGCAAAAGGTTTTGATACAAGAGCGGGACGCATCGTAAATATTATGAACGCAATGTATAAAAAACAAAACTTCGGTGAAATGATCCGGAGTTTAAAGAAAAATTAA
- a CDS encoding metallophosphoesterase, translating into MMVRFILFFILILAVEFYFLQAVKTFSQDFSQNKKQILLWTTYLFAAFSITVALVAIVYPPTKWNVTMRFISSAVFIILICKILGISFLLIDDIIRLFRWIFSLFQSRPIEIAVQTEGISRLKFLSQVAITFTVVPAIGFLYGIVKGAYKYRVHNVKVPSTKIPEEFNGFKIVQLSDIHVGSFMENSHLNDAFDIVIKQNPDLILFTGDLVNNVANETDGYADIFKRLKAPHGVFSVLGNHDYGDYVEWESAQHKKDNLDKLKALQASYGWRLLMNEHVPIEKNGQKIALLGIENWGGSLRFPKYGKMDLAHKDTSEYPYKILMSHDPSHWDKQVQPEYPDVDLTLSGHTHGMQLGIEIPGIKWSPAKWVYKNWAGLYKSGEQFLYVNRGLGFLGYPGRLGIWPEITVIELQRV; encoded by the coding sequence ATGATGGTACGTTTTATACTCTTTTTTATCTTAATTTTAGCAGTAGAATTTTATTTTTTACAGGCTGTAAAAACCTTTAGTCAGGATTTCTCTCAAAATAAAAAGCAAATTCTTTTGTGGACCACCTACCTCTTTGCTGCCTTTAGTATTACTGTGGCTCTGGTTGCAATAGTTTATCCGCCAACCAAGTGGAATGTAACGATGCGGTTTATTTCTTCCGCAGTTTTTATTATTTTGATTTGTAAAATTCTTGGCATTAGTTTTTTATTGATCGACGACATCATTCGTTTGTTTAGATGGATCTTTTCATTGTTTCAAAGTCGGCCGATTGAGATAGCCGTTCAAACTGAAGGCATCAGTCGTTTAAAATTTTTAAGCCAGGTAGCTATTACATTTACCGTTGTTCCGGCTATCGGCTTTTTGTATGGAATTGTCAAAGGCGCTTATAAATACCGTGTTCACAATGTTAAAGTACCTTCTACCAAAATTCCTGAAGAATTTAATGGTTTTAAAATAGTGCAGCTTTCTGATATTCATGTTGGATCTTTTATGGAGAACAGTCATTTGAACGATGCGTTTGACATTGTAATAAAGCAGAACCCCGACCTTATTTTATTTACTGGTGATTTAGTAAACAATGTTGCTAACGAAACAGATGGTTACGCCGATATTTTTAAACGTTTGAAAGCGCCACACGGTGTGTTTTCTGTATTAGGCAATCACGATTACGGCGATTATGTAGAGTGGGAGTCTGCGCAACATAAAAAAGATAATTTAGATAAGTTAAAAGCACTACAAGCATCATACGGTTGGCGCTTGTTGATGAATGAACATGTGCCGATTGAAAAAAACGGACAAAAAATTGCCTTGTTAGGAATTGAAAATTGGGGTGGTAGTTTACGTTTTCCAAAATATGGTAAAATGGATTTGGCGCACAAAGACACTTCAGAGTATCCTTACAAAATTTTAATGAGTCATGATCCAAGTCATTGGGATAAGCAGGTTCAGCCAGAATATCCAGATGTAGATTTAACTTTAAGTGGACACACCCATGGCATGCAATTAGGTATTGAAATTCCTGGAATTAAATGGAGTCCTGCTAAATGGGTCTATAAAAACTGGGCAGGGCTTTACAAAAGCGGCGAACAATTTTTGTATGTGAACCGTGGGCTAGGATTTTTGGGTTATCCAGGAAGGCTTGGAATCTGGCCTGAGATTACGGTGATTGAATTGCAGAGGGTTTAA
- a CDS encoding D-alanine--D-alanine ligase family protein yields the protein MVSRGFNSPNYITIKRDDWINGTANNPLKTVKEKIGFPCVVKPANQGSSIGISVLSSENELEFMSAVEKAFFTKWLDAKEWQGFSSEQKYAYIKTLADIREGIGMPLVISYPKELNAPVIYDPNELITFLDAHLKSGLPVGKEGGFVLESIDGESTVLVEGFIEGKEFSCIVLENEQGKAIALPPTEIRKGKELFDYRSKYLPGLSRKITPIDIPDEQIESIRRDCEKLFYDLHFDVYARIDGFLSKDGKVFLNDPNTTSGMMPSSFFFHQAAEIGLNPSQFLTFIIRTSLAKRIIQSKGNVSYKKLLIDLDEAILKDKNALDNKTRVAVVLGGYSSERHISVESGRNVFEKLASSEKYTPFPVFLTGDNSAHELYQIPINLLLKDNADDIKEKTEHYKVHAVINKIMKECAEITNKYAAANQTLSPEKLSYASLKEKADEVFIALHGRPGEDGAIQEKLDAIGLPYNGSNKDSSSITIDKYRTNEILKNNGFLIAEHLLISKEDWLKDKNKFIELLNTTIKYPFIAKPVDDGCSSAVKKIKTLEEFEAFCTLLFRTSEDFDLNAANILHIKPKEEFPQKQVVLVEELISKRDAEHFLEITGGMLTRYNKQGELEYEVFEASEALADGEILSLEEKFLAGQGQNITPARYAKSTADRQKVSDQVKAALGGAAKALGVTGYCRIDAFVRVFKDCRAEIIFIEVNSLPGMTPATCIFHQAAINNYKPYEFIDSILDFGKKRLAAV from the coding sequence ATGGTAAGTCGCGGATTTAATAGTCCAAATTACATTACCATAAAAAGAGACGATTGGATCAACGGAACAGCAAACAATCCACTCAAAACCGTTAAAGAAAAAATTGGGTTTCCATGTGTGGTAAAGCCTGCTAACCAAGGATCCAGCATAGGTATTAGTGTATTAAGTTCTGAAAACGAATTAGAATTTATGAGTGCCGTTGAAAAAGCATTTTTTACAAAATGGCTGGATGCTAAAGAATGGCAGGGCTTTTCGAGTGAGCAAAAATATGCTTATATAAAAACACTGGCAGATATTCGTGAAGGAATTGGAATGCCCTTGGTGATTTCTTATCCTAAAGAATTAAACGCTCCTGTAATTTATGATCCGAACGAACTCATTACTTTTTTAGATGCTCATTTGAAGTCCGGTCTACCAGTCGGCAAGGAAGGTGGCTTTGTACTAGAAAGTATAGACGGTGAAAGCACTGTGCTTGTTGAAGGATTTATAGAAGGAAAAGAATTCAGTTGCATTGTTTTAGAAAACGAACAAGGCAAGGCAATTGCGCTTCCTCCTACTGAAATAAGAAAAGGAAAAGAGTTGTTTGATTATCGAAGTAAATATTTACCAGGACTTTCAAGAAAAATTACACCTATTGATATTCCAGACGAGCAAATTGAATCGATTAGAAGAGATTGCGAAAAATTATTTTACGATTTACATTTTGACGTGTACGCCAGAATTGACGGCTTTTTAAGCAAAGACGGAAAAGTATTTTTGAACGACCCTAATACTACAAGTGGTATGATGCCTTCGTCTTTCTTTTTTCATCAGGCAGCAGAGATTGGATTAAACCCTTCTCAATTTTTAACTTTTATTATTCGTACTTCGCTTGCAAAAAGAATTATTCAATCGAAAGGAAACGTTAGCTATAAAAAATTGCTTATTGATTTAGATGAAGCTATTTTAAAAGATAAAAATGCATTAGATAACAAAACCCGTGTAGCTGTTGTTCTTGGCGGTTATTCGTCTGAACGACACATTTCAGTTGAAAGCGGAAGAAACGTCTTTGAAAAATTAGCATCTTCTGAAAAGTACACGCCATTTCCGGTATTTTTAACCGGTGATAATTCTGCTCATGAACTTTATCAAATTCCAATTAATTTATTGTTGAAAGACAATGCCGATGATATTAAAGAAAAAACAGAGCATTACAAGGTTCATGCGGTTATTAATAAAATAATGAAGGAGTGTGCAGAGATCACTAACAAGTACGCCGCAGCCAACCAAACACTTTCGCCTGAAAAATTAAGTTACGCTTCTTTAAAAGAAAAAGCCGACGAAGTATTTATCGCCTTGCATGGTAGACCAGGTGAAGATGGCGCTATTCAAGAAAAACTAGATGCGATTGGTTTACCTTACAATGGCTCTAATAAAGACAGCTCTTCTATCACCATTGATAAATACCGTACCAACGAAATTCTAAAAAATAACGGTTTCCTTATTGCCGAACATCTTTTGATTTCGAAAGAAGATTGGTTAAAAGACAAAAATAAATTTATAGAGCTTTTAAACACTACCATTAAATACCCTTTCATTGCAAAGCCAGTAGATGATGGCTGCAGTAGTGCCGTGAAAAAAATAAAAACCCTAGAGGAATTCGAAGCCTTTTGCACCCTTCTTTTCAGGACTAGCGAAGATTTTGATTTAAACGCAGCAAACATACTTCACATTAAACCAAAAGAAGAGTTTCCACAAAAACAAGTTGTGCTTGTTGAAGAACTTATTAGCAAAAGAGACGCCGAACATTTTTTAGAAATTACTGGCGGAATGCTTACGCGCTACAACAAACAAGGCGAATTGGAATATGAAGTCTTTGAAGCATCAGAAGCTTTGGCAGATGGAGAAATTTTAAGTTTGGAAGAAAAATTTTTAGCGGGTCAGGGTCAGAATATAACTCCAGCACGCTATGCCAAATCTACTGCAGACAGACAAAAAGTAAGTGATCAGGTTAAAGCTGCTTTAGGTGGCGCAGCAAAAGCACTGGGTGTTACAGGTTATTGTCGTATCGACGCTTTTGTGCGTGTATTTAAAGATTGTCGCGCTGAAATTATTTTTATTGAAGTGAATTCATTGCCAGGCATGACGCCAGCTACTTGTATTTTTCATCAGGCTGCAATTAATAATTACAAACCTTATGAATTTATCGACTCTATTTTGGACTTCGGTAAAAAGAGGTTAGCGGCTGTTTAA